In Clupea harengus chromosome 12, Ch_v2.0.2, whole genome shotgun sequence, the sequence AGCGTAGACGCCTTTTCACCTTTTTGATAACGGGGTCCTATGAACTTGCTGGTGAGTAAAATAGTCAAACTGACAAATACGAAGTCCAATCAGAATCGGGTACATTGAGATTAGAACCAATGAGAATCATATCCCCGCCagagtggggtgggtgtgtgtcataATGCTCAGGTGCAGCACACTTTAACGTGAAAAGCATGCAGTGAGGAATCGTCGCTAAGAGGGCCCTGTACGAACCTTGACAGGAAGGAAAAGGAAATTTAAGCAATTGTCTTCAGCGTATGTAAGAAAAACAGTTGGTCTTTTCGGATCCAAAAAAGAATACTGCGCTCTGAGAAGTTTTGTACTGATGTAACGTTAGGTTAACGAGCGAAGCACCTAACGTTACCAGTTAGCTACCTTAGTTTAGCCAGTGAAATGTCAATGTTACGTGTTTCAGATTGTTTCACTGATATGCACTGACAAAGCTGCCCAGTCAAGTGTTTAAAACACGACGTAATGTTAGCTACCTAAGTTAGTTTGTAATAACCCAATGGCCCTTTGATGCAGTTATTGATCCGAGCTAACCctacagctagctagctagtgttGTGACCTAACCTTGCGTCACTGTTTTAATCTTCATACCTACAGTGACATTGGAAACCTGATACCCCATATCGTTAAAGATTTAAGATCGATTTAAATTATAGAGATACTAACTGCCATTGGTTTGGGTGATTTAGTCAGCTAGTTGATGTTAGCAGAATGGTATTCACCTCATGACTGCGATGCATGTGGCGTTTCTGCTTTAATAGCCAACTTTTTTTGAAACCAGTGATATTTTGAAACCAGTGATAAAGGAGTTGGTGGACAGACAATTCTGACCATTTGACGAGTAGTTAGTCCTAGTTAGATCGAATAAACAATTGACGTTGCGTAACTGGTGGCTCCTTGCACAAATTCGTGGTCAAAAATGTTTCCGTCCATGCAACGCCGCCCTATCTGCGACATTGGTATCCGCGCAATCCGGCTACAGAACTCGACCAGATATTTGAGGGACTGTCCAGGCAACAGCAAGGGCAACGCCAAACCTGGAACTGCTGCATGGCTAGGCCAACGTGTGGGCCTGATGCTCACATGGCTCAAGAGAGCCGCAGAAGGTACAGCTGAGACGACCTCGGGGAAGAAGCAAGGCATGATGTCCATTTTTGCCAATCACTGTAGTTTTGTCACGGGCCAGAGGCTTCGGCGTGCTTTTCAGATCGGTGAATTATACTCCAACCTGTACTCTGAGCGCACCAGATCGACGCTTGTAGTTAACATATGGCGCCGTTTGCAAAGCAAAGGTGCTCCAACTAGGAAACTGCTCGCTGCCTTGGCGGGGGTCTTCATGTGGGATGATGGGAAGATTCAAGATGAGGAGCTTCGCAGGTAAGCCCTACCATAGGTGATTCAGGACCTATAAGTAAGGTCAGTAGTTGGAGATATTGGGGTCTGTGATATGACAATTCAGTTTAGCCAACGGTGACTTAGTAGAATTCAGATATTTTCTCTTGCACTGGCAAATGGCTAATCTACTGTGTTGAATGTTTGGTCACTTGTACAGGTGTGCATGGGAGCTCCAGGCTTTGGAAACTGTTAAGACTTCGAGTGCTGCTCCAGAGAAGTTTGCTGGGCAGAAGGATGCTGGCTGGGAGGTCGTCATTGAAAAGAAGTCCTTCATGGTGTGGAGACGACCCATTGAAGGAAGCCACCTGTTTGAGTACAGAGGTCAGGAAAATGGGGTGGGGGAGCGGGGGCATATTTTTCTCTGTTAGTAACAGGTTCAGGACACAAACAGCAACTTGcagtgaaaaacagaaaagatgTCTACTGGGTGATTAACAGCATGTACAATCATACGTGTGCACAGCATTAGTGTGCAGCATTACACCTGAGGCATTTGTTAGGCAAATACAGGCCCTTTTTATTGATTTAACTTTAGCGTTTAGTGTCCACTCTCGCACAACTAAAGCAATTAAAGCCAAGAAATGTTTTTCACTATGAGTGGGATTGAGGTAgcaaataagtgtgtgtgtgtgagtatgcgggGAGGGAgtgtagtatttttgcttgaaatgcccatctcTACTTTGtgcaacttttaaatggctagtaCCACTCGCACCACAACTACGTGGTTTTACACGAGCAACGTATTAATAATAAGAACAAACTGCGGTTAATACAAGGGTGTGGTCGGTACGTGGGTTTGTTTTGTACAATTACAtgtaatgcggtttatataCGATGCAGTTTATTTCCGGGAAAATATGGTATTTCAATTTTGCCTACTCTTTCTGCTTGCATTGcaatttgtctttgttttgacttgtgatctctctctcccctctacaGTATTTGGCTCCTATACTGATATCACCCCTAGGCAGTTCTTCAATGTACAGGTGAATTAAAAATGTCACACAATCTTAATATGTTGTTGATAAACACAGTAAGCAAAAACAAGTTTGAATGTAGCACTTCATTGGACTAGTATTGATGCATTGTACACTCCCACCTGCACTGCCAAGAGGGAGGTGTGTTAAATTTGGCCCCtgaccttctctgtctctccctatctcccacTTTTGTTCCAGTTGGACACGGAGTACAGGAAGAATTGGGATGCTTTGGTTATCAAACTGGAGGTGGTGGACAGGGATGCCAACTCCGGCTCCGAGGTGGTGCATTGGGCAACACACTTTCCTGTGAGTCTCTGCAATGTAATGGCTTCATTTATCAGGCACTTGTAGCTAGCACATATATTGGGGTAAAAAAGGAAACGATGCCCAACAAAGCCGTCCCAACAAAATCATTAGGACCAAGATAAGTCACCCAACGCATGGTACACATTTCTTCCTGTAAATAGTATTGTTGCTAAAGATGTGTGGTGCGTGTGAGATTTTTGGGGGTCCAAGTAGAGAAGCTGCTGGATCCCTATTCTATTTGTTGTGATTCTTAAAATTTCTCCTGTGAAATGCAATGGTGAGCAAAAAAcgtaagttacacacgcactaAATGTTGTCCATAGATGTCAAATTGGTCAGATGAC encodes:
- the stard7 gene encoding stAR-related lipid transfer protein 7, mitochondrial, whose amino-acid sequence is MFPSMQRRPICDIGIRAIRLQNSTRYLRDCPGNSKGNAKPGTAAWLGQRVGLMLTWLKRAAEGTAETTSGKKQGMMSIFANHCSFVTGQRLRRAFQIGELYSNLYSERTRSTLVVNIWRRLQSKGAPTRKLLAALAGVFMWDDGKIQDEELRRCAWELQALETVKTSSAAPEKFAGQKDAGWEVVIEKKSFMVWRRPIEGSHLFEYRVFGSYTDITPRQFFNVQLDTEYRKNWDALVIKLEVVDRDANSGSEVVHWATHFPYPMYSRDYVYVRRYNVDVEKNLMVLVSRAVEHPSIPETQDFVRVHSYQSRMVIRPHRSFDENGFDYLLTYSDDPQTVFPRYCVSWMVSSGMPDFLDKLHTAALRSRSLEVGVHDFAGSVKAPPPNPERLGGDKTHNLGGQGQIYA